Part of the Antennarius striatus isolate MH-2024 chromosome 6, ASM4005453v1, whole genome shotgun sequence genome, TCACCGCTAACGCCCCCTGAGTTCTCTGATACCAACCGGTGACGGCTCTTACCTTTCCTGCGGCAGACTTTGCAGCGAGCGTTCTCAGCAGACATGTCCCACTTGATGCAGGCGTCCAACATTCCCAGCAGGACATGCATGCGGGAAAAGGTCTGGGACTCTCTGATCGCGGTCTTCCACTTCTCCACCGCTGTTGCTACCTGAGAAGAAAACACCCCCACTGGTTTAAAGAGCAGATCTATTCATTTAGAAATTGCCCCAGTGATTGCTCTGTCTGTATTTGAAGGTCtgtgatgacctttgacccctctcTTACCCTGGCCTCCTCCGCCAGTCTCTTCTCCTCATCCACCTCCTCAGTCTTGCTGCTGCTTTCTTCCCCTCcagtctttttcttctttttctgcttcGGCGCCATGAACCCCTGCAGGAACTTTTTGATGACGCAGGCCTGAATGGTGATGATGCATTCGCCAAAGTCCTTCAAGCTCTCCATGTCTTTCATCTATGAAAGAAGAGACAATGTTACACGAATCTGTGCACGACAGGGACGAACCACATGAGCTACAATCAGCAATAGTAATGACCTGATCTTCAATGTCTATATTGTCATCCAGGTATCCCAGGCCCCCCTTTTGCAGCCGTGATGCTACTTCCTGGATGTCGCTGCGCAGGTACTTGAGCAGCTCTGCGTAGCCGTCGCAGGTCCTGAGGCCCAGTTTGGGTTTCCGGGTCAGATGGATGGAGTGGAGGATGTCCTGGTATCTGAGTCAGAGAGAGGGAAGGTGTTGGGTTCACGATCATAAAGACAATATTATCTGCTCCAGGTGAAACGCTGTATTTTTCTACTCTTTTCTGATAagctttcattgtttttctttctaataATTTCCATAACCtaccaattaaaaaaataaaccttttaaCGGCTCCTTGGATGCTGGTAAAATCTGACATTGCATTAACGATGCAACAGGACTGGATAGCTTCATGTTTGTTAAACCAGTTATCCCTTATAATGTGAAAACAAGCACCTATTTTTTATCTTTGCTTTCAGTTCGCTCTCTCGAACCCCCTGAGGATGAAGACTTTCCACCAGTTCCTCCAGCTCAGCTGTGCTGTCGCAGATGAACCTGCACTCACAGGGAGGAACAATTAGAATGACTTCATGAAGAGGAAATGATGTCATAAATCAAACAACTGATATAAAGCCCGTACCAGAGGTTCTGACCCTGCTTAGGAATGGTCGTTCCTATGCAGACGTccgctgctgccccctgctgggctCCCTCACTAATAGCACCGTCTATGCTGGCGTCGTCCTTCTCAGCTCCTACATGAACAGACATTAGATTCATGAGAGTTTATTTCTTTACAATTTAAGagataaacagaaatatattgtTAAACACAGAAAGGTTACGCACCTTGTGAATCATTCGTAATGGCCgactctccatcctcttcctcgtctACCTCAGGCTCTGGCTCGGCTGGTTTATCttcaggtggaggtgtgaagCTGTAGTCGATGCTTTCGTGCACCCAGCCTTTCTCGATGTACAGACCGGGAACCACGTCAGAGAAAAGCCAGTACCTGtataaaaaaacatcaaataaagtCCACTTACAATTTACCAAGTTATTCAGAAGGACTTAGTTTTCCATCACTGTCGCAGCACTGACCGGTTGTGATTTCTGTCAGTACCCAGTGGGGTCCTGCGTAGGACCAGCCTGGCTTTGGTGATCCCGTCCTGAAAGGCCCGTTCAGAGGCAGCCCTCTGCCGACGCATCCgctcctcctcagcctccttcTCCATGCGTTCTAGGAGCGGTAACAAATGAACACTTAAATTACATGATGTAATACTAGAAAGATGTCAGAGGAACTTCGTGCCCCAGGGGCAATTAAGATAGTGGATCATTAACTGCTTCTAGTTTAACCTTTGTTCTGTCGGTccatctcctctttctctttcttcgcCTGCATGCTCATCAGCCGGCGGCTCTTCACCGTGCTGATCATGTCCTCGGGCTCGGGCTCCACCTTTGGTTCCACTTTCACTTCTTTCTTGCTTTCCTTTTTAGCCCcgacttctttctttttctcccctttGACAAGTAAATAAAACAGGGACAGAAACCCGTAAACGTTTGCGTACCTTTAGGAAAAGACGAATGGAGAGCTGGAAGGAGTTGCTTCTTTTGGAGCTCACAAAAACATAATCCTGCCTAATCCCTAACAGATGACatgtttaaatgttcagatgaGACTTTCTGGCGGTCGCCGCCTACCTTTAACCTCCATCTCCTTTTGCTTCTGCTTCTCGGCCCTCTTGCGGTCGTTCACCTCCTTCAACATTGCCAGACGCTCCTTCCACAGCTCAGCGGAACGTTGCAGCTTTGCATCGACGTGGTCTTCGACTGAGTATGTCATGAGTATGCGATGGCAGAGTCCCATCAGCAGGTTGACCTTCTCTTCTGGGCTCAGCTCGAACACCTCGACCGTCTCAAGTTTATCCAGGAACTCGCTGGTCACCACATCATCAAAACCTCCTAAACCTCCTGACACCTCTGAACCCTGGCCGCTCTCGTCTGCGTGGGCGTCGCAGGGTCGCAAGCACAACCGGGCCAGCTCGGACGCGGAGTGCATGGTGAGGGGGATCTCGGATAAGGGCATGTCGAGCTCGCTGTAACCTTCTGCCAGTTCGTCCTGGAGCAGCGTCTGAAGCAGCACCACCAGCACTCGATTCAGGTAAAGGAATCCGGATCGATCTCCAGCCAGGGCCTCCATCAGAGCCACTGCTGTGATGGGATACTGGTCATCCGGCATCAGCAGCCCTGCGTAGCAATGAAGGAAGTCCACCACCATGGCAACGTTACCAAAAAGGGTGTTGGGCAACCCCTCTGGCATGTCTACGAGCTTGAACGCGGGCAGGTTCTTGCCGCCTTCGATCTCCTGGTCTTCGTATCGACGTGATTGCTCGCGCCGGACGAGCATCTCCTTCTCACGCCTCTCCCTggctttttctctcattttctcacGCCTTTTCTTTATCTCTTTTTGCTTCTCTTCTTCGTTCATGGACGCCCATTGCTTCTTTCGCTCCAGTAACTCACAGCGTTTCTGCACCAACACCCTGAGGTCCTCTGGCAAGCGGCCCCAGTCGTCAGGGGACAAGGCCTTTGCCACTTTGGAAATGAGGGAAGAGATGGCGTTCTTCCTGTCCTCTTTGTCCTTATGCTGATTATAATAACGAAGGAGGTGGAGAGCCATTGGGTGCAGCGGTTTTCCCAATTTCGGCGTCCCGATGCTAGAGCTGCGGGCCCTCTTCTTTGGGCTCCCAGCAGGAGTGCTCTTTGCCAAATGCAGCAGAGTCATCTGCTTCATTTTTGGAGTCTTAACACCAGCTTTACCATCATTTTTAGAAGCTTTGAGGATGTTGCTCTTCctgcttttctttccttctttcttgtcCCCTGACTTTTTCCCTGATTTCGGAGTGGAGGGATCCGAGTCCTTGTCCTCGCCTTTCTTTGGAGTTCCTGAGTTCTTCACCTTAAGAGGGGAGccgttcatttttattttctgaaatacAGACACAACAAAAGCTTTGACTTTTAGGCGGAACCCTATCCTTGCTGCACGATAACTGATAATACGAATACAACGCAGCTCACCTGCATATGGCCCCAAATTGTTGGACTGAGGGGCACGGCTGCAgcatctttcttctttttccttttcttttctcctttctcgTTTCCTGAATCCTCTCCTGGCGTGTCAGAGGTCTTCAGCTTCTTCCTAAGTTTACCCTCAGGTGATGTTAAGCTCTTACGCTTTGAAGAGGGATTCTCTGCTAAAAactttagagaaaaaaaatatacataaaagaGTCCGCTAAGGATCAGCAACAAGTTTAATTCAGGTAACAGGTAAACAGTCAGTATATTTACCTTATGTGGAGAAAGAAGGAAGTCACTAAATTTGCTGGGTAGGCTGAACTTTTTTACCAGTTCATCTTCAACTACCCAGGGGGCGCTCTCCCCCATCCCCAGCCTCAGGGCGTAATGCCTGATGAAGTAGCGCATGATCTCCTTGGTTGGAGGCCGTTCTGTTCTGTAAAGACTGTCCGCCGGGACGTCGCTGATCACCTGTGAGCGGAAGATAAACAAGTTCAAAATGaaacatggttttttttttgtttttttttgacagcacTGAATCCCCATCAGCCTCATCCACCACAAATAAAACCTGGTGTTGAATATGGGCATGAAATACGAACCTTGTCCTCATTAATGAGCCTCACGTCATACTTATGTGGAAGGAATTTGGGCATCAcccacttcctcttctcttccttcaTGGCAGTGGAAAGTTTCCTCGGTGAACGTCGTGCTCTGTCACCTGGTAAGATGTCAAACAATATCATGCAGAAACTGCAGGACTCGTTTTTCAAATAATCAGACAAGAGTTTAAAAATACAGGTGAAATTAGGAAACATGGAAAACTGGATTTTCCAGTCATGTTTTATCTACTAACACCAAACTCATTATAGTGGTTAAAAAAGTCATGTTGACaatcatttctcatttttaagTCCAGCTATATTCTCACTGCATAGCATCGCTGGTTCCGAGCTTAAAGACTCTTTTATAGCACTCACTCAGACTCTCTCTCcggttctcctcctctctgggaGGAGGTTCTTTCCTCTGGTTCTCCTGACTTGCATTCTCCTTGTCGCTGGATGGAGAATCGCAGGCACCTTCGAGCTTCTTCTCAGCAGTCTCGCCTTCTGGGTTTTCTAGAGGATGGATCTTCACCACTTTCACTTGTAAACTTTTGTCTTTTCCCACCTGAAGTGAAAAAGTCCTGTAAGCACCTCAGTACACACCAATGGGGTACATCCAATTAAAAGAACCAAAGAAAATGGCCAGCAATCATCATAAAGCAAAGGTtaacttaagaaaaaaaatgtgaattttaattaaattcaattcaaaaaacttaaTTTGTCCGCAAGGGGCAATTAAAGTCACATAAAGCAGCAGTACTGGTGCAAAAGCAAACATGTTATCACTGACATAACATGTTACTCAGCAGGTAAAAAATGATGCGGTTATCATCTGATCCAAATTCAGATAGTAAAGCTCTTAAATTTAGGACGACAAACTGACCAGGAAGTCACACTCTTCATCCACAGCGTACTTGGTGAGGATTTCCACCCAAGCCATTTCAACCAGTTTGTCTAAAGACACGGTGTTATGGTGGACCATCTCCAGAACAGGCTTCTCAAACCATTTGGGATACTCCTCCAGAAGCCTGCACAAACAATGTTGTTAGTATTTAGATGAAGTTTTAATATTGTAGCGTATTGTTTGTGCCTTGTATTTGCATCATAACTCAGACATGCTCAGCAAGTACTTCTGTTACCAGATAAGATAGGAGCTGaatttgttcatgtgtgtgtgtgtgatgcaatATTACCCATGACATTTTTTGAATTTCTGCATGAAACAGTACGATGGAGGATATTACAAAACAGGGCAACATAACGCCCAAAGTGGCCAGCAGGGGGGGTTAAAACCTCTTGCCGACATAATTAGACAGATT contains:
- the baz1b gene encoding tyrosine-protein kinase BAZ1B, yielding MAPLLGRKPYPLAKPLAEPPGPGEEVYIIEHTKEAFRNKEEYEARLKRYDERIWTCKSTGSSQLTHKEAWEEEQEVTELLLEEYPKWFEKPVLEMVHHNTVSLDKLVEMAWVEILTKYAVDEECDFLVGKDKSLQVKVVKIHPLENPEGETAEKKLEGACDSPSSDKENASQENQRKEPPPREEENRRESLSDRARRSPRKLSTAMKEEKRKWVMPKFLPHKYDVRLINEDKVISDVPADSLYRTERPPTKEIMRYFIRHYALRLGMGESAPWVVEDELVKKFSLPSKFSDFLLSPHKFLAENPSSKRKSLTSPEGKLRKKLKTSDTPGEDSGNEKGEKKRKKKKDAAAVPLSPTIWGHMQKIKMNGSPLKVKNSGTPKKGEDKDSDPSTPKSGKKSGDKKEGKKSRKSNILKASKNDGKAGVKTPKMKQMTLLHLAKSTPAGSPKKRARSSSIGTPKLGKPLHPMALHLLRYYNQHKDKEDRKNAISSLISKVAKALSPDDWGRLPEDLRVLVQKRCELLERKKQWASMNEEEKQKEIKKRREKMREKARERREKEMLVRREQSRRYEDQEIEGGKNLPAFKLVDMPEGLPNTLFGNVAMVVDFLHCYAGLLMPDDQYPITAVALMEALAGDRSGFLYLNRVLVVLLQTLLQDELAEGYSELDMPLSEIPLTMHSASELARLCLRPCDAHADESGQGSEVSGGLGGFDDVVTSEFLDKLETVEVFELSPEEKVNLLMGLCHRILMTYSVEDHVDAKLQRSAELWKERLAMLKEVNDRKRAEKQKQKEMEVKGEKKKEVGAKKESKKEVKVEPKVEPEPEDMISTVKSRRLMSMQAKKEKEEMDRQNKERMEKEAEEERMRRQRAASERAFQDGITKARLVLRRTPLGTDRNHNRYWLFSDVVPGLYIEKGWVHESIDYSFTPPPEDKPAEPEPEVDEEEDGESAITNDSQGAEKDDASIDGAISEGAQQGAAADVCIGTTIPKQGQNLWFICDSTAELEELVESLHPQGVRESELKAKIKNRYQDILHSIHLTRKPKLGLRTCDGYAELLKYLRSDIQEVASRLQKGGLGYLDDNIDIEDQMKDMESLKDFGECIITIQACVIKKFLQGFMAPKQKKKKKTGGEESSSKTEEVDEEKRLAEEARVATAVEKWKTAIRESQTFSRMHVLLGMLDACIKWDMSAENARCKVCRRKGDDEKLILCDECNKAFHLFCLRPALYRIPVGEWLCPACQPTVARRGSRSRNYKQDSDEEDDEEEDSEEEESEDEEDEEEDNDYKAMGHSLRPRKKTKQSSSRPKSSKTKPKKPSSSSGQSSKQRSGPNCPADIDELVRQSTQSGVSRQALELERCEEILKKLTKFRFSWPFREPVSPDEAEDYLDIISQPMDFQTMLGKISQGAYRHPQDFLEDMKLVFSNAEEYNQQGSTVLSCMVKTEQTFTELLQKLLPGLSYLRRRTRKRVSKAPATSEEEEEEEEDEEQEEEEEPKKMQNGKSKRKKAANGRRRKFEESESEEEEEDDDGGRRRSKRTSATSVRKDYREQDSDGERDAKRTRQRRGRGNAGGASSDEDRSSKQRHSKKQKRR